The following is a genomic window from Mycolicibacterium sp. TY81.
GGGCAGCTGTGCGTGCCGTTCTACGGCGCGCTGGTGACCAACTGCGACATCGACACCTCCCGCGTGAAGGGCCCGTCGCGCTGGGGCGCCCACACGCAGCTGCACGTGTCCGCCGGCATGGGCACCTCGCCGTACACGCCGGTGCGCTTCTGCTGCCGGCCCGAGGTGACGCTGCTGACCCTGGTGGCCGCCCCGACGGGCGGCGGGCACGCCGGTATCGGCGCCGACATGACGCAGCCGGCCGTCTCGGCGCGGTGACCGCGCCGGTGGCGGCGCGCGGCGTCGACCGCGGCTGGGTCGACAACGCCGTCCGCCTCATCGAGGCCGACGCCCGGCGCAGCGCCGACACCCATCTCCTGCGTTATCCGCTGCCCGCCGCGTGGAGCGCGAGCGTCGACGTCCAGCTGTATCTCAAGGACGAGAGCACGCACATCACCGGCAGCCTCAAGCACCGGCTGGCCCGGTCGCTGTTCCTGTACGGGTTGTGCAACGGCTGGATCGGCCCGCGCACGACGGTCATCGAGGCGTCGTCCGGATCCACCGCGGTGTCCGAGGCGTATTTCGCGGCGCTGCTGGGGCTGGAGTTCATCGCGGTGATGCCGTCGTCGACGAGCGCGGCCAAGATCGAGCTGATCGAAAACCAGGGTGGCCGTTGCCATTTCGTCGAGCAGTCGTCACAGGTGTACGACGAGGCGGAGCGCCTGGCGCGCGAGACGGGCGGCCACTACCTCGACCAGTTCACCAACGCCGAGCGCGCCACCGACTGGCGGGGCAACAACAACATCGCGGAGTCGATCTTCTCGCAGCTGCGTGAAGAGGCCCACCCGATCCCGGAGTGGATCGTGGTCGGGGCGGGCACCGGCGGTACGAGCGCCACGATCGGGCGGTTCCTGCGCTACCGGCGCCATGCCACGCGGCTGTGCGTGGTGGACCCGGAGAACTCGGCGTTCTATCCGTCGTGGGCCACGGGCGACAGAGAGGTGTTCACCGGGGCGTCGTCGCGTATCGAGGGCATCGGCCGGCCGCGGGTGGAGCCGTCGTTCCTGCCGGGCGTCGTGGACGCCATGGTGTGCGTGCCGGACGCGGCCTCGGTGGCCGCGGCGCGGCACGTGAGCAAGGTGCTGGGACGACGGGTGGGTCCGTCAACGGGGACGAACATCTGGGGCGCGTTCGGACTCCTGGCTGAGATGGTGGCGCAGGGCCGTAGCGGTTCGGTGGTGACGCTGCTGGCCGACAGCGGCGACCGCTACGCCGACACCTACTTCGACGACGCGTGGGTCAACAGTCGCGGGCTCGAGTCCGCCGACGCCGTGGCGGCACTGACGGAGTTCGAACGCTCCGGCCGCTGGGTGTGATCCTGACGGCCCAGCCAGGCCGCCCGGTAGTCAGAAGTCGCGAACAGCCACAGCGCCGCGAGCCCGAAGAATCCGCAGTAGAGCAAAGCTCCCAAGCCGGTCATGTTCGTTCCTCGCTTTCTGGCGTTCGGTTGCCGTTCATCAGAGTTACCCGTTTTAACGCACGTTGCGCAAAAATCCATCCCTCGAATGGACGTGATCTTCGCCGCTAGCCCCGCCCACCAGCGGCTATCTCACCTGACGAGTGCCGTTTGGCTTCTGAGGGCACCCGTGCGATAGGCTGTCGAAGCTTCACGCGGGGTGTGGCGCAGCTTGGTAGCGCGCTTCGTTCGGGACGAAGAGGTCGTGGGTTCGAATCCCGCCACCCCGACAAGTGAGCAAGGCCCTGACCAGGGAAATCTGGTCGGGGCCTTCTTCGTTTCCGGGGTCGGTGGCCCCCACCTGCGACGTGATCACCCTCACCAGCCCCACATTGGGACATCAATGTCCCATTTTCGGCCAATCGTGCTATTTTTGACGCATGGCTGAGTTGAAATCGTTCGACACTGGCGTGCGGTCGCGCACCCGGAAGGCGATTCTCGATGCCGCCACCGTCGTCCTGGCGACCAACCCCGCGGCGTCCTTGACCGACATCGCCACCGCCGCGAACGTCGGCCGCAGCACGCTGCACCGGTACTTCCCCGAGCGCTCCGAGCTGATCCGCGCCGTCGCCCTGTATGTGCACGAGATGTGCAACGCCGCCATCGACAAAGCCGAGCCGGCCTGTGGTCCCCCACTCGCCGCGCTGCGCCGGGTGGTCGAATCCCAGCTGGACCTCGGACCCATCGTGCCCTTCGTCTACAACGAGCCGACCATCGTGGCTGATCCGGAGTTGTCCGCCATCCTCGATACCGGCGACGAGGCGATAGCCGAAGTGCTGGCGCGGGTTTCGGCACGACCGCAGACCAGCCCACCGGAGTGGCCGCGCCTGGTTTTCTGGGCCCTGCTCGACGCCGGATATGAGGCACTGCGCCGGAACATCGCGCCGCGGGTCGAGATCGTCGACGCCATCATGGCCAGCCTGACGGCCGGCACCATCACCCGGATCAGTCCTGATCCACCTGAATTTGTTTCACCGCAACGTATTTCATGCTAACTTCGGCTTGGACAGCCGCCGCATGAACAGTTAAGGAGCTCTCATGTCCACCAGTCTCGTCACCAAAGAGGTGACGAACCGGACCCCACAACGTCATTGGTGGGCGCTGGCAGTGCTGATGCTGCCCGTGCTGCTCGTCTCCATCGACAACACGGTGCTGGCCTTCGCGCTGCCCCGCATCGCCGAGGACTTCCGCCCGTCGGCCGCCACCCAGTTGTGGCTCGTCGACATCTATTCGCTCGTGCTGGCAACGCTTTTGGTGACCATGGGCAGCCTCGGTGACCGGTTCGGCCGGCGCCGGCTGTTGCTCATCGGCGCCGTCGGGTTCGCCGTCATCTCGGCTGCCGCGGCGTTCGCGCCCAGCGCCGGCTTCCTGGTCGCCGCGCGTGCCGCACTCGCCGTGTTCGGCGCCATGCTGATGCCGTCGACGCTGTCGCTGATCCGCAACATCTTCACCGAGGCCACATCGCGCCGCCTCGCGATCGCCATCTGGGCGTCGTGCTTCGCGGCCGGCTCGGCCCTCGGCCCGATCGTCGGCGGCCTGCTGCTGCAGCACTTCCACTGGGGCGCGGTCTTCATGATCGCCGTGCCGATCCTGCTGCCGCTGCTCGTGTTGGCGCCCAAGCTGGTGCCGGAATCACGGGACCCGAACCCGGGCCCGGTCGACGCGCTGAGCGTGCTGCTGTCACTGGTGGCCATGCTGCCGATCGTGTGGGCGATCAAGACCTCCGCACACGACGGCATCTCGGCGGTGACGCTGGCGGCCGTCGCCCTGGGCATCGCTGCGGGCGTCTGGTTCGTGCGTCGGCAGAACAGCAGTGCCACACCGATTCTCGACATGCGGTTGTTCCGGAACGGCCCGTTCACGGCGTCGATCCTGGCCAACTTCCTGTCGATGGTGGGCCTCATCGGGTTCCTGTTCTTCGTGTCGCAGCACCTGCAGCTGGTACTCGGACTGGCCCCGCTGACCGCCGCGCTGGTCATGTTGCCGGGAGCGGCGGCCTCGACCATCGCGGGCATCGCCGTGGTGCGGCTGACCAAGCGGTTCGCGCCGCAGACGCTGATGGTCACCGGTCTGCTGCTGGTGGCCGCCGGCTTCCTGCTCATCGTGCTGTTCCGTCACGACCTGACGATGGTCGGCGTCATCGCGTCGTTCACCGTGCTGGAGCTGGGTGTCGGTGTGTCGCAGACGATCTCGAACGACACCATCGTGGCGTCGGTGCCGCCGGAGAAGGCCGGCGCGGCGTCCGCGGTGTCAGAGACCGCCTACGAGCTGGGCGCGGTGATCGGCACTGCAGGACTGGGCACCATGTTCACCGCGTTCTACCGCGCGAACGTCGAACTGCCGGGCGCCCTGTCGCCCGCCCAGTCGGCCGACGCCGGCGAGAGCATCGGCGGCGCCATCTCGGTGGCTCGGACCCTGCCGACCGAGCTCGGCAACCACCTGATGGAGTCGGCGCGCGTCGCCTTCGATTCGGGGATCGGCGCCACTGCGGCGACAGCCGCGACGCTGGTTCTGATCGCCGCGGCAATCGTGGCCGCCGCCTTCCGCGGCCGGCAGTAGACGCTGAATGCACTGTGGCCCCATCGCCTTTCGGCGGTGGGGCCACAGTCGCGTAGTGAGTTACTTGCTACCGGAATCGCCCTTGGACGCCTTGGGCGCCTTCGGGGCCTTCGGTGCCTTGGTGGCACCCTTGATGGCGCCTGCGATCGACTTCGCGACCTTGGACACGGGGTTCTGCGCCTTCTTGGTCTTGGGCGCGGTGTCCTTGGGCGTCGTCACGGTGTCGGCATCCGTGGTGGCACCCTTGGT
Proteins encoded in this region:
- a CDS encoding TetR/AcrR family transcriptional regulator; the protein is MAELKSFDTGVRSRTRKAILDAATVVLATNPAASLTDIATAANVGRSTLHRYFPERSELIRAVALYVHEMCNAAIDKAEPACGPPLAALRRVVESQLDLGPIVPFVYNEPTIVADPELSAILDTGDEAIAEVLARVSARPQTSPPEWPRLVFWALLDAGYEALRRNIAPRVEIVDAIMASLTAGTITRISPDPPEFVSPQRISC
- the lfrA gene encoding efflux MFS transporter LfrA is translated as MSTSLVTKEVTNRTPQRHWWALAVLMLPVLLVSIDNTVLAFALPRIAEDFRPSAATQLWLVDIYSLVLATLLVTMGSLGDRFGRRRLLLIGAVGFAVISAAAAFAPSAGFLVAARAALAVFGAMLMPSTLSLIRNIFTEATSRRLAIAIWASCFAAGSALGPIVGGLLLQHFHWGAVFMIAVPILLPLLVLAPKLVPESRDPNPGPVDALSVLLSLVAMLPIVWAIKTSAHDGISAVTLAAVALGIAAGVWFVRRQNSSATPILDMRLFRNGPFTASILANFLSMVGLIGFLFFVSQHLQLVLGLAPLTAALVMLPGAAASTIAGIAVVRLTKRFAPQTLMVTGLLLVAAGFLLIVLFRHDLTMVGVIASFTVLELGVGVSQTISNDTIVASVPPEKAGAASAVSETAYELGAVIGTAGLGTMFTAFYRANVELPGALSPAQSADAGESIGGAISVARTLPTELGNHLMESARVAFDSGIGATAATAATLVLIAAAIVAAAFRGRQ
- a CDS encoding PLP-dependent cysteine synthase family protein, whose translation is MTAPVAARGVDRGWVDNAVRLIEADARRSADTHLLRYPLPAAWSASVDVQLYLKDESTHITGSLKHRLARSLFLYGLCNGWIGPRTTVIEASSGSTAVSEAYFAALLGLEFIAVMPSSTSAAKIELIENQGGRCHFVEQSSQVYDEAERLARETGGHYLDQFTNAERATDWRGNNNIAESIFSQLREEAHPIPEWIVVGAGTGGTSATIGRFLRYRRHATRLCVVDPENSAFYPSWATGDREVFTGASSRIEGIGRPRVEPSFLPGVVDAMVCVPDAASVAAARHVSKVLGRRVGPSTGTNIWGAFGLLAEMVAQGRSGSVVTLLADSGDRYADTYFDDAWVNSRGLESADAVAALTEFERSGRWV